AACTGTCGTGGCAGGAGGCGCACTTGAGGTTGACGCCCATGAAGACGTGGGAAACGTTTTGGGCCGCCTGCATGGCGGGGGTTTGGCTGGAGTTGACCGCCCCGCGCCAGACAATGCCCTTGAGGAAACCCTCGGACTCAGGGGAGGGGTTGAGCAGTTCGCGCACCATTTGATGGTAGGGCATGTTGGTGGCCAGGGCGCTGTAGAGCCAGGCGGTGATCTGCTTGCGGCCGCCGTCAATGTAACCCGTGCCTTTGTAGTCGTTGCGGAGCAGGTCATTCCAGAAAGAGAGCCAGTGCTCGGCGTAGCGATGTTGATCTTGCAAGAGGCGGTGAACCAGAAGGGCGCGTTTGTCCGCCCGGCGGTCTGCGGCAAAGGCCTCCTGCTCTGCCAGCGTGGGCAGCACGCCCAGCACGTCCAGATAAACCCGCCTGACCCACACGCCGTCCGGTGCCGGAGCGGCGGGGGGCACGCCGTGTTTCCGGTAATACCCTTCCAGCCAGCGGTCCACCGGATGCGGGCCGCTGGTGGCGGTGGGGGGAGGGGGTTCCAAGCGGCGGGGGTGCAAATTGTGCAGGGGCTGGCGGGCAAATGTAATATCCGCGGGCCAGGCCAGTCCCTGGTCAATCCACGCCCGCAACAGCCCCACCTGCTGCGCGGTCAGGCGCTTGCCTTTTTTGGGCATGAGATTGTCGGGATCCAGGCCGCTGACCATTTCAATGAGCAGACTGCCGCGGCTGTCCCCCACCCGGACAGCCGGTCCGGAGTCGCCGCCCCGGAGCAAGTCCGTGCGGGTGTCTATTTTGAAGCCGCCCTTGTCCTTGCCGCGGCCGTGGCAATGGGCGCAGGAAACTTGGAGAATGGGCTGGATGTCTTTAACGAAATCCACTGTCCGTGCTGCGGGAGGTGGGAGTTGCTGTTGCTGCTCCGGAGACAAGGCCGCCGTGGCCCAGAAAGCGGGCAACAAACCCAACCATGCCAGGGCGTGGAAAAGCCGTGGGTGCATAGGGTATTAGTTAGCACAATAGTGATGATTCGCAAACGGAATGACGGGGGCCGGTGTCGGCGGCCGGATGGGTCAGGGGAGCCCGCCGGAGCCGGAAGGGAGGGCCGTTGGGTGCGCTAAAAAATTTGCAGAAAATCCAACCCATGATAACCATTAGTTAGCTTAACCCAATTTATTAATCCAGCTATGAGCGATCCGTGTTCCTTTCAGCGTCGGGAATTTGTCCGCCTCTTTGCCCTGGGGGCGTTGGGCATGGGATTTTGCGGGCCGTGGCGCCAATGGTTTGTGGTGGAGGCGCAGGCCCAGAGCCAGGGGGGGACGGGCACGTTTGTGTGCGATTTGTCGGTGGCGCCCTTCACGACGTTGCAGAACACCAACGGCTCCATTCGGGTGCGGGTGACGGGGACGCCGGCGAGTTTTGCGGAGATCATCATCACGCGCCTGGCCAACAATGTGTTTCATGCGGTCACATCCCGCTGCACCCACGAGGGCCAGCCGGTGAATCCTTACAATGGATCTTTTTTGCTTTGCCCCGCGCACGGCTCCCGCTTCAGTGCCAGCGGTTCAGTTCTTGCAGGGCCGGCGGTGACGCCGTTGACGAACTACACGACGCAATTCCAGGCCACGCCAGTCCCCGGCATTTTGCGTGTGCAAATACCCAATCTGGGTTACCGGATTGCCGGGGCCCTCACGCCGGTGACCGGCGGCAACCAGTTTCGTCTGGTGTTTCCCACGACCTCCGGCTGGAAATATGAGGTGCAGTTCATGAGCCAGCTTGGCGGTGCCTCGACGGTGGTGCCGTTTGCCACCACGCAGGGGGCCACGCCGAATTTGACGGTGCTCAATGGGGATGGCACCACCAAGACGGTGTTTGTGGCTGCAACCCAGGCGAACGGTTTTTTTGCCATTGTCACCAAGCCATAGGGCTTGGGCCTGGAGGCTGGCAGGGAGGCCCGGCGGGGCTGGCGTTACCGGTTGACAGCTCAGTCTGGGCCGAGAACTTCCCGCACTGCGGCCGCCAGGACTTCCACCATCCGCTCGATTTGTGTGGGAGTGACACAATAGGGGGGCATGAGCACGATGACATTGCCGATGGGCCGGGTGAGCACGCCGCGCCGGGCCATGGCTTCGCAGACCCGAAAGCCCACGCGTGCGGCCAGGGGGAATGATTCGCGGGTGCGCCAGTCCTTGACCAGTTCGATGCCGGCCACCAGTCCCTCCTGGCGGATGTCGCCCACCGTGGGCAGGGTCCACAGCGTTTGCAGCGCCGCGGCGAGATGACGTGCCAGCCGCTGGCGGGTGGCGGCGGCGCCGGGCTGTTGCAATAGTTGTAAACTGGCCAGGGCGGCGGCGGCGCCCAGTTGATTGGCGGTGTAACTGTGCCCGTGGAAGAAGGTCTTGAACTCGGCATATTCACCCAGGAAGGCGTTAAAGACCTCGAGGGTGGTGAGGGTGGCGGCCATGGGTAGGTAACCGCCGGTCAGTCCCTTGGCCAGGGCGAGGAAATCCGGCTGCACACCCTCGCGATGACAGGCAAAGAGCGTGCCGGTGCGGCCGAAACCGGTCATGACCTCATCGGCAATCAGGAAGGCGCCGTGGGCGCGGGCCAGGGCGGCGGCCTGGCGCAGCCAGCCGTGGGGCTGAGGGATCATGCCCGCCGCGCCTTGCAGGAGCGGTTCAAAAACAAAGGCGGCGTAGGGCCGGCCCTGGCGGCGGGCGCGGGCCAGTTTGTTTTCCAACTGGTCCAGGCATTCCCAGCGGCAGCGGCGCCAGGTGCGGGCATCGGCGCGTTCAGGTTTGGCCTGATTAAAAGGGCAGCGGTAACAGTAGGGGGCCATGACGGCATCACTTTTGAACAGCAGCCCGGCGTAGGTGCGATGAAACAAATCAATGTGCCCCAGGCTGACGGCCCCTACGGTGTCGCCATGGTAGGCACCCTGCAGGCCAAGGAAACGCGGGGTTTTGCCGGCCCGGCCCAGGCGGCGGCTGGCCTCGTAAGCCAGTTTGAGGGCGACTTCCAGCGCGGTGGAGCCGTCGTCTGAAAAGAACACCTTTTCCAGCGTGGGGTTGGTCAGCGGGGGGGTGAGGGATTGCTTCCCGCGGAGCCGTGCCAGCCGCACCAGTTGGGCGGCCAGCAGGGAGGCCGGCTCATTGGCGAGGCCCAAGGCGGAGCTGTGAGCGATTTTATTGAGCTGTGCGCGCACGGCCCGATTCAACACCGGATGGCAGTGGCCGTGGAGGTTGGTCCAAATGGAGGCGTTGGCATCCAGATAGGCGCGGCCGTGCACGTCCCATAGGCGGGGGCCGCGGCCCCGGACAATGACGATGGGTTCCTGGCGCATCCACTCCCGCATTTGCGTGAAGGGATGCCACACATAACGCACGTCCAGTTGGGCCAGGCGGTTCATGGTCGTTTGCCTAAAGCACGCAAGAGCGCCTCTACCTCCTCCGCGGTGTGCGCGGCGCTGAGGCTGATGCGCAGGCGCGCCCGCCCGCGCGGGACGGTGGGATAGCGGATGGCCGGCAGGAAAAAGCCGGCTTCGCGCAGCCGCCCAGCCCACTCCAGGGCCCGCTCCTCTGCGCCCAACAGCAGGGGGACAATGGCGGCGGCGGGGTCGGGGACCGGCCAGCCGTTGCGACGCAGGCCCTCCACCAGTTGCGCGCGACGGAGGCGCAGGGCCTGTCGGCGCTGTTCACCCTCCTCGGACTGCGCCACTTGAAGCCCCGCCAGAGCGGCTGCCGCCACGGCGGGCGGGGGTGCGGTGGAAAAGACAAAGCTGCGTGCCCGGTGGATCAGCCAGTCGCGCAATACGGCAGGGCCGGCAATAAATCCGCCGGCTGCGCCCAAGGCTTTGCCCAGGGTGCCCATTTGGATTTCGACGCGGGCACTCAGGCCCAACTGCTGGACCAGCCCGGCGCCGTGAGGCCCCAGCACGCCGGTGGCATGGGCTTCGTCCACCATGAGCCAGGCTTGATGGTGCTCCTTCAGGGCGACGATTTCGGCCAGGGGCGCGGCGTCACCGTCCATGGAATAGATGGATTCACAGATGATTAAAATCCGCTGGGCGGCGCCGGCGGCGCGTTGGGCAGCGGCCCAGGACAACTTGGCCTGCAGGTCGTTCAGGTCGTTGTGCGCGAAAACCCGGAGCCGCGCGCCGCTGAGCCGGGCGCCGTCCACCAGACAGGCATGGGCAAGTTTGTCCAGCAACACCACGTCGTTTCTATCCACCACGGCCGGAATGACGCCCAGGGCAGTGGCATAACCGCTGGAAAAACTCAGGGCCGCCGCGGCGCCCTTGTATTGGGCCAGCGCCCTCTCCAGGGCTTGCTGGGGGGGCAGAGAGCCGCTCAACAAGCGCGCAGCACCGGCGCCGGCGCCGTATTGTTCCAGGGCGGCCGCGGCTGCTTTTTTCAAGGCCGGATGGTTGGCCAGGCCGAGGTAGTCATTGGCGGAGAAATTGAGGCAATCGCGGCCGGCCAGCCGGATGCGCGGCCCCTGGGGAGATTCCAGGTTGTTCAATACCCGGCCCAGGCCGCGCGCGCGCCAGCGGGCCAGATCCTCGTTGAGTTGTGCCGCGAAATCACTCACTGCACCGGCAGCGCACTCAAAACTGAAACGCCGCGGCTGGCAATGTTAAAATGGGCGTCGCCGGGCGGGTCCGGGGTTGGGGGCAGGCGGGTGGGCGGATTCGCCGTTGCAAAAGGGGTGGGCATGGCGCATGTTAAAGCCGTGAAGGCCACGCGAGGGGTAGTCAATCCCACGTTGCGACAGCCATGCCAGAACCGCGCAGGGATGCCTGGCCGGCGGGAGGAGCGGGGGGGCTTTACGCTCATTGAGCTGCTGGTAGTGGTGGCCATTATTGCCATTCTGGCGGCGCTGTTGCTGCCGGCCCTGGCGCTGGCCAAGGAGCGGGCCCGGCGCACCCAATGCGTCAGCAACCTGCGCCAGTTGGCGCTGGCCATGCATGCGTATGCGGATGACAACCGGCAGCGGCTGCCCTCGGGGATGAACAATAAAATCGGGGGCTTTAATTTGTTTCAGCACATCTCCTGGCTGTCGGACGAGACGTACAAAGTCTGGCTGGAATATCAGCTCAACTACCGGGTGATGATTTGTCCGAATGTGTACGCCTGTTATGGCAGCGAGCCGAGGAAGGAGGTGCGCGGGGTGGAGCTGGGGTACAATTACCTGGGCGGTCGTGGGTATTATGATGATTTGCCGCCAGCCAAATTCAACTGGCAATCGCCGCAAAGCATTAATGAACGTCCGACCAACGGGCAGCCGGTGCTGGAGCTGTTTTGTGATTTGAACCAGTATTCGATGACGGAAAAATTCAGCACGGCACAGCATACCGCCACGGGGGGACGCACGGAGCTGGATCCTTACAAGGAGGTGGAGACGGTGCGCCTATACAGTGTGGGCGGCGTGCCTCCGGCGCAGGCGGGGAGCCGCGGGGGCAACGTGGCTTATCTGGATGGGTCGGTGCGTTGGGTGCCGATGTCGCGAATGCGCGAGCATGAGGCGATGGATCCCCTGAGCCGCAAGCATTTTGGGGCTTTCTGGTGATCTGGGGGCTCAGGGCATGCCGAAGTGCCGGGCGGCAAAGCGGAGGTATTGCTCCCAGTCGTAGGCGGTGATGTCGTGCGCGCCCGCCCGCAAGTGGTAGCCGATGTGCCCGCCCACGGGGGTGTTGGTGGGCGGCATTTCCGCCACACCCAAGCCGGGCAGGCCATAGAGACGGTACACCGGCTCGGCATGTTTGGCGGCCAGGAATTCCCCCTTGGGATCAGCCCATAAATCCTGGTCGGCACTGGCGACATAGACAGGGCGGGGCGCGATGAGGGCAATCAATTCGTGTTGATCCACCGGCAGGGCGTCTTCGTTTTGGTTGTATTGTTTGAACAGGCCGCAGAACCAGTGCGGGAAAGCGGTGTTGATGCGCTCCACCGTCTCCCCAAAACGCCGCCGGCTCAGGGCGGCCCCGCCGCAGCCGGAGTCGTTGGAAATGACAATGGCGAAGCGGGTGTCCACCGCACCAGCCCAGAGCGCCGCCTTGCCGTGCCGGGAATGGCCAAATACCACCACGCGGCGCGCGTCCAGATCGCGGTCTTTTTCAAGGTAGTCCATCGCCCGGCTGAGTCCCCAGGCCCATGCGGCCAGCGCGCCCCAGTCCGAGGGGCCAAAAACCGTGTTGGTCCCCTGCCTGCTCAAGGCGGCGCGCACGCCGGTTTTCCAGCCGTTTTCATGATCGGGTTCGATGTCGCCATAATAAAACGTGGCCACTGCAAAGCCGCGTTGGAGGGCCTCTTCGATGGCCCAACGGGAAGCCTGAAAACCGCGGGATTTCTCGGTGGCGCGATTCTTCACCACGACCTCCTCCCGGCCCTGGCGCAGCCAGCGTTCGGTGATTTTGATGGCCGGATCGGGATGCACGGACTGGTTGCCGAAGTAATTCATGCCCAGAAACACCGGCACCGGTTTCAGGGCCTGGTTGGGCACGTAGATCAGCAGCTCCAGGGACGGGCCGTTGGTTTTGCCGGTCAGGTAGATGATGATTTCTTTGCGGGTGGCTTTGCCGCCCAGGGCCTGGCGGTCATAAGACCAGGTGTGAAATTTCATCCCCGCCGGGCGGCCCGGCGCCCGGCCATACACGTGGTCGGTGAACCATTTCAGAATGGCCGGCCGGCCTTTCTTTTCCCAGGTTTTGGCGTCATCAATGATTTTGCCATTGGGCAGGACCAGCGGATCCGGCAGGCGGTACTCCGGCACTTTGGCTTCATCATAATTCGGTTGGAAGGTGGCCGCCGCCTGAGCACAGAGAGCCATGGACAGGGACAGGCAAACCAGCGGTGGTGCTTTCATGGCCTTCTATCCTGCCAGAGAAGGGGCCTTTTGACGAGGCCGAAACGGCGCTTGCACGGGGGC
This DNA window, taken from Verrucomicrobiia bacterium, encodes the following:
- the bioA gene encoding adenosylmethionine--8-amino-7-oxononanoate transaminase → MNRLAQLDVRYVWHPFTQMREWMRQEPIVIVRGRGPRLWDVHGRAYLDANASIWTNLHGHCHPVLNRAVRAQLNKIAHSSALGLANEPASLLAAQLVRLARLRGKQSLTPPLTNPTLEKVFFSDDGSTALEVALKLAYEASRRLGRAGKTPRFLGLQGAYHGDTVGAVSLGHIDLFHRTYAGLLFKSDAVMAPYCYRCPFNQAKPERADARTWRRCRWECLDQLENKLARARRQGRPYAAFVFEPLLQGAAGMIPQPHGWLRQAAALARAHGAFLIADEVMTGFGRTGTLFACHREGVQPDFLALAKGLTGGYLPMAATLTTLEVFNAFLGEYAEFKTFFHGHSYTANQLGAAAALASLQLLQQPGAAATRQRLARHLAAALQTLWTLPTVGDIRQEGLVAGIELVKDWRTRESFPLAARVGFRVCEAMARRGVLTRPIGNVIVLMPPYCVTPTQIERMVEVLAAAVREVLGPD
- a CDS encoding acetylxylan esterase, producing the protein MKAPPLVCLSLSMALCAQAAATFQPNYDEAKVPEYRLPDPLVLPNGKIIDDAKTWEKKGRPAILKWFTDHVYGRAPGRPAGMKFHTWSYDRQALGGKATRKEIIIYLTGKTNGPSLELLIYVPNQALKPVPVFLGMNYFGNQSVHPDPAIKITERWLRQGREEVVVKNRATEKSRGFQASRWAIEEALQRGFAVATFYYGDIEPDHENGWKTGVRAALSRQGTNTVFGPSDWGALAAWAWGLSRAMDYLEKDRDLDARRVVVFGHSRHGKAALWAGAVDTRFAIVISNDSGCGGAALSRRRFGETVERINTAFPHWFCGLFKQYNQNEDALPVDQHELIALIAPRPVYVASADQDLWADPKGEFLAAKHAEPVYRLYGLPGLGVAEMPPTNTPVGGHIGYHLRAGAHDITAYDWEQYLRFAARHFGMP
- a CDS encoding Rieske (2Fe-2S) protein, with product MSDPCSFQRREFVRLFALGALGMGFCGPWRQWFVVEAQAQSQGGTGTFVCDLSVAPFTTLQNTNGSIRVRVTGTPASFAEIIITRLANNVFHAVTSRCTHEGQPVNPYNGSFLLCPAHGSRFSASGSVLAGPAVTPLTNYTTQFQATPVPGILRVQIPNLGYRIAGALTPVTGGNQFRLVFPTTSGWKYEVQFMSQLGGASTVVPFATTQGATPNLTVLNGDGTTKTVFVAATQANGFFAIVTKP
- a CDS encoding DUF1559 domain-containing protein, yielding MPGRREERGGFTLIELLVVVAIIAILAALLLPALALAKERARRTQCVSNLRQLALAMHAYADDNRQRLPSGMNNKIGGFNLFQHISWLSDETYKVWLEYQLNYRVMICPNVYACYGSEPRKEVRGVELGYNYLGGRGYYDDLPPAKFNWQSPQSINERPTNGQPVLELFCDLNQYSMTEKFSTAQHTATGGRTELDPYKEVETVRLYSVGGVPPAQAGSRGGNVAYLDGSVRWVPMSRMREHEAMDPLSRKHFGAFW
- the bioF gene encoding 8-amino-7-oxononanoate synthase — translated: MSDFAAQLNEDLARWRARGLGRVLNNLESPQGPRIRLAGRDCLNFSANDYLGLANHPALKKAAAAALEQYGAGAGAARLLSGSLPPQQALERALAQYKGAAAALSFSSGYATALGVIPAVVDRNDVVLLDKLAHACLVDGARLSGARLRVFAHNDLNDLQAKLSWAAAQRAAGAAQRILIICESIYSMDGDAAPLAEIVALKEHHQAWLMVDEAHATGVLGPHGAGLVQQLGLSARVEIQMGTLGKALGAAGGFIAGPAVLRDWLIHRARSFVFSTAPPPAVAAAALAGLQVAQSEEGEQRRQALRLRRAQLVEGLRRNGWPVPDPAAAIVPLLLGAEERALEWAGRLREAGFFLPAIRYPTVPRGRARLRISLSAAHTAEEVEALLRALGKRP